One window of the Dermacentor andersoni chromosome 10, qqDerAnde1_hic_scaffold, whole genome shotgun sequence genome contains the following:
- the LOC126545130 gene encoding protein kinase C-binding protein NELL2-like isoform X3 yields MRLRLFTLLSVDLLLLNVTAAAAAAAALGPELDLIEALGNGSYAGLEPARGMHRWSPAVRLSASRTRQVALPAEAARHAAHLLLSSDVTLMAAVRQEPRNVGTVLSLCRDGGGFVELQSSGRRDELRLHYVAGGGRQVVETFPYRLADGAWHQVAVAISGPSVQLFVDCSRVYSRLLRQPPKTVADEGKPWQLWLGQRNAHHFHFRGELQDVRIVAQPQAVLLQCPQLDAQCPTCGQFQELREAVERLEGYVSKLTQRLAEAEQRIASVEECECQRNCRVNDTVRPDGAVWKQDCDICTCTRGKVECHPIECPAPLCKHPVLQPGGCCPTCLKKCLLKQVIYEHGEQVTLQCAQCNCSDGQMTCRRIDQKTCPALTCPESQRFSVPGECCKFCPGVDYCARGHDCDRHASCVSLQTKYACQCRSGYAGSGRVCEDVDECLKEGGFDGHHCQASSTRCANTPGSYRCDCLPGFSRVDAFSCAEVDECASGQHGCHRLARCINTPGSYECRCPAGYRGDGRRQCAPVCSRGCLNGGRCAAPETCACRRGFAGARCERDLDECAEGVHGCDEERSRCVNMPGWFYCECREGYAPTAADGSCEDVDECALATHTCHSTATCVNERGSFACVCADNSSCSLKCDHRGVERTDGERWPGPDPCTRCVCRAGVARCDRVPCSCDSPRVDLRCCPECDRAGSCEHPDEPGVRLASGQRWLHNCQQCECLRGELDCWPVECPPLRCAAHSLRPGECCPRCDDEDHEECAGAANSSGHRGCTHMGRTYRAGELVPLDPCASCKCAVPELLVSNAGFSSLRTATSAACTLLTALVAMAPAFPS; encoded by the exons cggcggcggcggcggcggcggcacttgGCCCCGAGTTGGACCTGATCGAGGCGCTGGGCAACGGCAGCTACGCGGGCCTGGAGCCAGCCAGGGGCATGCACCGCTGGAGCCCCGCCGTGCGCCTCTCCGCGTCCAGGACGAGGCAGGTGGCGCTGCCCGCCGAAGCGGCCCGGCACGCGGCGCACCTGCTGCTCTCCTCGGACGTCACCCTCATGGCCGCCGTGCGCCAGGAGCCGCGCAACGTAGGCACCGTGCTGTCGCTGTGCCGCGACGGCGGCGGCTTCGTCGAGCTGCAGAGCAGCGGTCGCCGAGACGAGCTGCGCCTCCACTACGTGGCCGGCGGGGGCCGCCAGGTGGTCGAGACGTTCCCCTACCGGCTGGCCGACGGGGCCTGGCACCAGGTCGCCGTCGCCATCAGCGGGCCCAG CGTGCAGCTGTTCGTGGACTGCAGCCGCGTCTACTCGCGCCTGCTGCGGCAGCCGCCCAAGACGGTCGCGGACGAGGGCAAGCCGTGGCAGCTGTGGCTGGGCCAGCGCAACGCGCACCACTTCCACTTCCGCGGTGAGCTGCAGGACGTGCGCATCGTGGCGCAGCCGCAGGCCGTGCTGCTGCAGTGCCCGCAGCTCGACGCCCagtgccccacctgcggccagttccAGGAGCTCCGCGAGGCCGTCGAGCGCCTCGAGGGATACGTCAGCAAGCTCACGCAGCGG CTAGCCGAGGCTGAGCAGAGGATCGCCTCGGTGGAGGAGTGCGAGTGTCAGCGCAACTGCCGCGTCAACGACACCGTGCGGCCCGACGGCGCGGTGTGGAAGCAGGACTGTGATATTTGCACGTGCACGCGGGGCAAGGTCGAGTGCCACCCGATCGAGTGCCCCGCGCCGCTCTGCAAGCACCCCGTGCTCCAGCCCGGCGGGTGCTGCCCCACTTGCCTCA AGAAATGTTTGCTGAAGCAGGTCATCTACGAGCACGGGGAACAAGTTACGCTACAGTGCGCCCAGTGCAACTGCAGT GACGGCCAGATGACGTGCCGTCGCATCGACCAGAAGACGTGCCCGGCGCTCACGTGCCCCGAGTCGCAGCGTTTCAGCGTGCCCGGCGAGTGTTGCAAGTTCTGCCCGGGCGTCGACTACTGCGCCCGGGGCCACGACTGCGACCGGCACGCTTCGTGCGTCAGCCTGCAGACCAAGTACGCTTGCCAGTGCCGATCGGGCTACGCCGGCAGCGGCCGCGTCTGCGAGGACGTCGACGAGTGCCTGAAGGAAGGCGGCTTCGACGGTCACCACTGCCAGGCGTCCAGCACGCGCTGCGCCAACACCCCGGGCAGCTACCGCTGCGACTGCCTGCCGGGCTTCTCGCGCGTCGACGCCTTCAGCTGCGCCGAGGTGGACGAGTGCGCGTCGGGACAGCACGGCTGCCACCGGCTGGCGCGGTGCATCAACACGCCGGGCAGCTACGAGTGCCGGTGCCCCGCGGGCTACCGGGGCGACGGCCGGCGTCAGTGCGCGCCCGTGTGCTCGCGCGGCTGCCTCAACGGCGGCCGCTGCGCCGCCCCGGAGACGTGCGCGTGCCGGCGCGGTTTCGCGGGCGCCCGCTGCGAGCGGGACCTGGACGAGTGCGCCGAGGGCGTCCACGGGTGCGACGAGGAGCGCTCGCGGTGCGTGAACATGCCCGGCTGGTTCTACTGCGAGTGTCGCGAGGGCTACGCGCCCACCGCCGCCGACGGGTCGTGCGAGGACGTGGACGAGTGCGCCCTGGCCACGCACACGTGCCACAGCACGGCCACGTGCGTCAACGAGCGCGGCTCCTTCGCGTGCGTGTGCGCCGACAACTCGAGCTGCTCGCTCAAGTGCGACCACCGTGGCGTCGAGCGCACCGACGGCGAGCGCTGGCCGGGGCCGGACCCCTGCACGCGGTGCGTCTGTCGCGCGGGCGTGGCGCGCTGCGACCGCGTGCCGTGCAGCTGCGACTCGCCCCGGGTGGACCTGCGCTGCTGCCCCGAGTGCGACCGGGCCGGCTCGTGCGAGCACCCCGACGAGCCCGGCGTGCGGCTGGCCAGCGGCCAGCGGTGGCTGCACAACTGCCAGCAGTGCGAGTGCCTGCGCGGGGAGCTGGACTGCTGGCCCGTCGAGTGCCCGCCCCTGCGCTGCGCCGCCCACTCGCTGCGGCCGGGCGAGTGCTGCCCGCGCTGCGACGACGAGGACCACGAGGAGTGCGCCGGCGCCGCCAACTCCAGCGGCCACCGCGGGTGCACCCACATGGGCCGCACGTACCGCGCCGGCGAGCTGGTTCCGCTCGACCCCTGCGCCAGCTGCAAGTGCGCG GTCCCCGAGCTCTTGGTGAGCAATGCGGGCTTTAGTTCGCTCCG GACGGCCACCTCTGCTGCCTGTACTCTGCTGACTGCCTTGGTCGCGATGGCCCCAGCGTTTCCCAGCTGA
- the LOC126545130 gene encoding protein kinase C-binding protein NELL2-like isoform X1, which yields MRRRGPWLLLPTLLLLLFPQLLLLLHAPPPCVDAAAAAAAALGPELDLIEALGNGSYAGLEPARGMHRWSPAVRLSASRTRQVALPAEAARHAAHLLLSSDVTLMAAVRQEPRNVGTVLSLCRDGGGFVELQSSGRRDELRLHYVAGGGRQVVETFPYRLADGAWHQVAVAISGPSVQLFVDCSRVYSRLLRQPPKTVADEGKPWQLWLGQRNAHHFHFRGELQDVRIVAQPQAVLLQCPQLDAQCPTCGQFQELREAVERLEGYVSKLTQRLAEAEQRIASVEECECQRNCRVNDTVRPDGAVWKQDCDICTCTRGKVECHPIECPAPLCKHPVLQPGGCCPTCLKKCLLKQVIYEHGEQVTLQCAQCNCSDGQMTCRRIDQKTCPALTCPESQRFSVPGECCKFCPGVDYCARGHDCDRHASCVSLQTKYACQCRSGYAGSGRVCEDVDECLKEGGFDGHHCQASSTRCANTPGSYRCDCLPGFSRVDAFSCAEVDECASGQHGCHRLARCINTPGSYECRCPAGYRGDGRRQCAPVCSRGCLNGGRCAAPETCACRRGFAGARCERDLDECAEGVHGCDEERSRCVNMPGWFYCECREGYAPTAADGSCEDVDECALATHTCHSTATCVNERGSFACVCADNSSCSLKCDHRGVERTDGERWPGPDPCTRCVCRAGVARCDRVPCSCDSPRVDLRCCPECDRAGSCEHPDEPGVRLASGQRWLHNCQQCECLRGELDCWPVECPPLRCAAHSLRPGECCPRCDDEDHEECAGAANSSGHRGCTHMGRTYRAGELVPLDPCASCKCAVPELLVSNAGFSSLRTATSAACTLLTALVAMAPAFPS from the exons ATGCGACGACGCGGCccctggctgctgctgccaacCCTGCTGCTCCTGCTCTTcccgcaactgctgctgctgctgcacgcgCCGCCGCCCTGCGTCGACG cggcggcggcggcggcggcggcacttgGCCCCGAGTTGGACCTGATCGAGGCGCTGGGCAACGGCAGCTACGCGGGCCTGGAGCCAGCCAGGGGCATGCACCGCTGGAGCCCCGCCGTGCGCCTCTCCGCGTCCAGGACGAGGCAGGTGGCGCTGCCCGCCGAAGCGGCCCGGCACGCGGCGCACCTGCTGCTCTCCTCGGACGTCACCCTCATGGCCGCCGTGCGCCAGGAGCCGCGCAACGTAGGCACCGTGCTGTCGCTGTGCCGCGACGGCGGCGGCTTCGTCGAGCTGCAGAGCAGCGGTCGCCGAGACGAGCTGCGCCTCCACTACGTGGCCGGCGGGGGCCGCCAGGTGGTCGAGACGTTCCCCTACCGGCTGGCCGACGGGGCCTGGCACCAGGTCGCCGTCGCCATCAGCGGGCCCAG CGTGCAGCTGTTCGTGGACTGCAGCCGCGTCTACTCGCGCCTGCTGCGGCAGCCGCCCAAGACGGTCGCGGACGAGGGCAAGCCGTGGCAGCTGTGGCTGGGCCAGCGCAACGCGCACCACTTCCACTTCCGCGGTGAGCTGCAGGACGTGCGCATCGTGGCGCAGCCGCAGGCCGTGCTGCTGCAGTGCCCGCAGCTCGACGCCCagtgccccacctgcggccagttccAGGAGCTCCGCGAGGCCGTCGAGCGCCTCGAGGGATACGTCAGCAAGCTCACGCAGCGG CTAGCCGAGGCTGAGCAGAGGATCGCCTCGGTGGAGGAGTGCGAGTGTCAGCGCAACTGCCGCGTCAACGACACCGTGCGGCCCGACGGCGCGGTGTGGAAGCAGGACTGTGATATTTGCACGTGCACGCGGGGCAAGGTCGAGTGCCACCCGATCGAGTGCCCCGCGCCGCTCTGCAAGCACCCCGTGCTCCAGCCCGGCGGGTGCTGCCCCACTTGCCTCA AGAAATGTTTGCTGAAGCAGGTCATCTACGAGCACGGGGAACAAGTTACGCTACAGTGCGCCCAGTGCAACTGCAGT GACGGCCAGATGACGTGCCGTCGCATCGACCAGAAGACGTGCCCGGCGCTCACGTGCCCCGAGTCGCAGCGTTTCAGCGTGCCCGGCGAGTGTTGCAAGTTCTGCCCGGGCGTCGACTACTGCGCCCGGGGCCACGACTGCGACCGGCACGCTTCGTGCGTCAGCCTGCAGACCAAGTACGCTTGCCAGTGCCGATCGGGCTACGCCGGCAGCGGCCGCGTCTGCGAGGACGTCGACGAGTGCCTGAAGGAAGGCGGCTTCGACGGTCACCACTGCCAGGCGTCCAGCACGCGCTGCGCCAACACCCCGGGCAGCTACCGCTGCGACTGCCTGCCGGGCTTCTCGCGCGTCGACGCCTTCAGCTGCGCCGAGGTGGACGAGTGCGCGTCGGGACAGCACGGCTGCCACCGGCTGGCGCGGTGCATCAACACGCCGGGCAGCTACGAGTGCCGGTGCCCCGCGGGCTACCGGGGCGACGGCCGGCGTCAGTGCGCGCCCGTGTGCTCGCGCGGCTGCCTCAACGGCGGCCGCTGCGCCGCCCCGGAGACGTGCGCGTGCCGGCGCGGTTTCGCGGGCGCCCGCTGCGAGCGGGACCTGGACGAGTGCGCCGAGGGCGTCCACGGGTGCGACGAGGAGCGCTCGCGGTGCGTGAACATGCCCGGCTGGTTCTACTGCGAGTGTCGCGAGGGCTACGCGCCCACCGCCGCCGACGGGTCGTGCGAGGACGTGGACGAGTGCGCCCTGGCCACGCACACGTGCCACAGCACGGCCACGTGCGTCAACGAGCGCGGCTCCTTCGCGTGCGTGTGCGCCGACAACTCGAGCTGCTCGCTCAAGTGCGACCACCGTGGCGTCGAGCGCACCGACGGCGAGCGCTGGCCGGGGCCGGACCCCTGCACGCGGTGCGTCTGTCGCGCGGGCGTGGCGCGCTGCGACCGCGTGCCGTGCAGCTGCGACTCGCCCCGGGTGGACCTGCGCTGCTGCCCCGAGTGCGACCGGGCCGGCTCGTGCGAGCACCCCGACGAGCCCGGCGTGCGGCTGGCCAGCGGCCAGCGGTGGCTGCACAACTGCCAGCAGTGCGAGTGCCTGCGCGGGGAGCTGGACTGCTGGCCCGTCGAGTGCCCGCCCCTGCGCTGCGCCGCCCACTCGCTGCGGCCGGGCGAGTGCTGCCCGCGCTGCGACGACGAGGACCACGAGGAGTGCGCCGGCGCCGCCAACTCCAGCGGCCACCGCGGGTGCACCCACATGGGCCGCACGTACCGCGCCGGCGAGCTGGTTCCGCTCGACCCCTGCGCCAGCTGCAAGTGCGCG GTCCCCGAGCTCTTGGTGAGCAATGCGGGCTTTAGTTCGCTCCG GACGGCCACCTCTGCTGCCTGTACTCTGCTGACTGCCTTGGTCGCGATGGCCCCAGCGTTTCCCAGCTGA
- the LOC126545130 gene encoding protein kinase C-binding protein NELL2-like isoform X2: MRRRGPWLLLPTLLLLLFPQLLLLLHAPPPCVDAAAAAAAALGPELDLIEALGNGSYAGLEPARGMHRWSPAVRLSASRTRQVALPAEAARHAAHLLLSSDVTLMAAVRQEPRNVGTVLSLCRDGGGFVELQSSGRRDELRLHYVAGGGRQVVETFPYRLADGAWHQVAVAISGPSVQLFVDCSRVYSRLLRQPPKTVADEGKPWQLWLGQRNAHHFHFRGELQDVRIVAQPQAVLLQCPQLDAQCPTCGQFQELREAVERLEGYVSKLTQRLAEAEQRIASVEECECQRNCRVNDTVRPDGAVWKQDCDICTCTRGKVECHPIECPAPLCKHPVLQPGGCCPTCLKKCLLKQVIYEHGEQVTLQCAQCNCSDGQMTCRRIDQKTCPALTCPESQRFSVPGECCKFCPGVDYCARGHDCDRHASCVSLQTKYACQCRSGYAGSGRVCEDVDECLKEGGFDGHHCQASSTRCANTPGSYRCDCLPGFSRVDAFSCAEVDECASGQHGCHRLARCINTPGSYECRCPAGYRGDGRRQCAPVCSRGCLNGGRCAAPETCACRRGFAGARCERDLDECAEGVHGCDEERSRCVNMPGWFYCECREGYAPTAADGSCEDVDECALATHTCHSTATCVNERGSFACVCADNSSCSLKCDHRGVERTDGERWPGPDPCTRCVCRAGVARCDRVPCSCDSPRVDLRCCPECDRAGSCEHPDEPGVRLASGQRWLHNCQQCECLRGELDCWPVECPPLRCAAHSLRPGECCPRCDDEDHEECAGAANSSGHRGCTHMGRTYRAGELVPLDPCASCKCADGHLCCLYSADCLGRDGPSVSQLRVSGPPTHHLP; the protein is encoded by the exons ATGCGACGACGCGGCccctggctgctgctgccaacCCTGCTGCTCCTGCTCTTcccgcaactgctgctgctgctgcacgcgCCGCCGCCCTGCGTCGACG cggcggcggcggcggcggcggcacttgGCCCCGAGTTGGACCTGATCGAGGCGCTGGGCAACGGCAGCTACGCGGGCCTGGAGCCAGCCAGGGGCATGCACCGCTGGAGCCCCGCCGTGCGCCTCTCCGCGTCCAGGACGAGGCAGGTGGCGCTGCCCGCCGAAGCGGCCCGGCACGCGGCGCACCTGCTGCTCTCCTCGGACGTCACCCTCATGGCCGCCGTGCGCCAGGAGCCGCGCAACGTAGGCACCGTGCTGTCGCTGTGCCGCGACGGCGGCGGCTTCGTCGAGCTGCAGAGCAGCGGTCGCCGAGACGAGCTGCGCCTCCACTACGTGGCCGGCGGGGGCCGCCAGGTGGTCGAGACGTTCCCCTACCGGCTGGCCGACGGGGCCTGGCACCAGGTCGCCGTCGCCATCAGCGGGCCCAG CGTGCAGCTGTTCGTGGACTGCAGCCGCGTCTACTCGCGCCTGCTGCGGCAGCCGCCCAAGACGGTCGCGGACGAGGGCAAGCCGTGGCAGCTGTGGCTGGGCCAGCGCAACGCGCACCACTTCCACTTCCGCGGTGAGCTGCAGGACGTGCGCATCGTGGCGCAGCCGCAGGCCGTGCTGCTGCAGTGCCCGCAGCTCGACGCCCagtgccccacctgcggccagttccAGGAGCTCCGCGAGGCCGTCGAGCGCCTCGAGGGATACGTCAGCAAGCTCACGCAGCGG CTAGCCGAGGCTGAGCAGAGGATCGCCTCGGTGGAGGAGTGCGAGTGTCAGCGCAACTGCCGCGTCAACGACACCGTGCGGCCCGACGGCGCGGTGTGGAAGCAGGACTGTGATATTTGCACGTGCACGCGGGGCAAGGTCGAGTGCCACCCGATCGAGTGCCCCGCGCCGCTCTGCAAGCACCCCGTGCTCCAGCCCGGCGGGTGCTGCCCCACTTGCCTCA AGAAATGTTTGCTGAAGCAGGTCATCTACGAGCACGGGGAACAAGTTACGCTACAGTGCGCCCAGTGCAACTGCAGT GACGGCCAGATGACGTGCCGTCGCATCGACCAGAAGACGTGCCCGGCGCTCACGTGCCCCGAGTCGCAGCGTTTCAGCGTGCCCGGCGAGTGTTGCAAGTTCTGCCCGGGCGTCGACTACTGCGCCCGGGGCCACGACTGCGACCGGCACGCTTCGTGCGTCAGCCTGCAGACCAAGTACGCTTGCCAGTGCCGATCGGGCTACGCCGGCAGCGGCCGCGTCTGCGAGGACGTCGACGAGTGCCTGAAGGAAGGCGGCTTCGACGGTCACCACTGCCAGGCGTCCAGCACGCGCTGCGCCAACACCCCGGGCAGCTACCGCTGCGACTGCCTGCCGGGCTTCTCGCGCGTCGACGCCTTCAGCTGCGCCGAGGTGGACGAGTGCGCGTCGGGACAGCACGGCTGCCACCGGCTGGCGCGGTGCATCAACACGCCGGGCAGCTACGAGTGCCGGTGCCCCGCGGGCTACCGGGGCGACGGCCGGCGTCAGTGCGCGCCCGTGTGCTCGCGCGGCTGCCTCAACGGCGGCCGCTGCGCCGCCCCGGAGACGTGCGCGTGCCGGCGCGGTTTCGCGGGCGCCCGCTGCGAGCGGGACCTGGACGAGTGCGCCGAGGGCGTCCACGGGTGCGACGAGGAGCGCTCGCGGTGCGTGAACATGCCCGGCTGGTTCTACTGCGAGTGTCGCGAGGGCTACGCGCCCACCGCCGCCGACGGGTCGTGCGAGGACGTGGACGAGTGCGCCCTGGCCACGCACACGTGCCACAGCACGGCCACGTGCGTCAACGAGCGCGGCTCCTTCGCGTGCGTGTGCGCCGACAACTCGAGCTGCTCGCTCAAGTGCGACCACCGTGGCGTCGAGCGCACCGACGGCGAGCGCTGGCCGGGGCCGGACCCCTGCACGCGGTGCGTCTGTCGCGCGGGCGTGGCGCGCTGCGACCGCGTGCCGTGCAGCTGCGACTCGCCCCGGGTGGACCTGCGCTGCTGCCCCGAGTGCGACCGGGCCGGCTCGTGCGAGCACCCCGACGAGCCCGGCGTGCGGCTGGCCAGCGGCCAGCGGTGGCTGCACAACTGCCAGCAGTGCGAGTGCCTGCGCGGGGAGCTGGACTGCTGGCCCGTCGAGTGCCCGCCCCTGCGCTGCGCCGCCCACTCGCTGCGGCCGGGCGAGTGCTGCCCGCGCTGCGACGACGAGGACCACGAGGAGTGCGCCGGCGCCGCCAACTCCAGCGGCCACCGCGGGTGCACCCACATGGGCCGCACGTACCGCGCCGGCGAGCTGGTTCCGCTCGACCCCTGCGCCAGCTGCAAGTGCGCG GACGGCCACCTCTGCTGCCTGTACTCTGCTGACTGCCTTGGTCGCGATGGCCCCAGCGTTTCCCAGCTGAGGGTTTCCGGCCCACCGACGCACCACCTTCCCTGA